TCATTGCCTTGTGAGGAGAATTAAATAATACTTGTAAAGCATATAAtaacacatataaaacatataataatCATTCAGCAGACTCAGCAAATACTGTTATTATGTCTAATTCAACTTAAGAGGTCTGGAAAGGCTTCTTCAAAGAAGGGACTTTGACACCGAAACCTTAAGGATGACAAGAAATTAagtgaaggaaaggaggaagggagaggggagaaagggaaactgTGCCTCATAGGGTTAATGAGTTAAAATTGTCGCTGGGAAGacaaccccctcccccttcttcacAGGAATGTTAACCTTATCTTTTAGAGGCAAACAATAGCAAGAGCTTGCTAGCCTAGACCAGTTTGAGATTGGCCACTGACTCACACCACAGTAGATGGACCACAGAGTACCTGACAGTTTCCTCTACTTCATTATACTGTTAACATCTCAGCCCAAGGAGGAGCACAAGCTTCATTAACATGGGATACAAGTATAGGCGTGACTTCTAAATATGCTGTGCAGCCTTATGCCCACCTTAACACGCGATGACAAAACTCCCCTTTCCGAATATgcatcctaaccctaaataaaagaaaccGGTTCACCTCCACTCAGGGGTCCTGGCCTTGAAAGTTATTCCCCAGGATCTCATTTGCCACAAATAAAGTTTCCTCCACCTCCTGCAGTCTCTGTAACTCACCAAGGAGAGAACTCAGGGTAGTTTGGTTACAAAATGTCCCAAACAGAAGAATAGTCGGGTAGAGGCTTAAGAATGGAAcctgaagaaagaacaaagtgtTCAGGTGTCCTTTGTAGCCTTGGCCTTCCACTGGTGCCAAGACAGATTTCACACTAAGTTTCATTTATACCTTGATGGTGGCCATATGGCTGCTTTTGTGTCCCTGTCACTGATCAAGGCTCATACTGAAAACCCCTCTGTCTTGTGGCGGTGATGGGGGTGTGCGAGGAGTATGTAGGGGCTCGGGTGGCTGCCTCCACACCGGGCTGTGGGGTGTGCAGGCAATTAAACCAGGCACTTACAGTTACATccctttctttattcctctctatTCAGCCTTTCTATGAACCTGGGAGTCCCCACTGGGTGGTAGACAGACTCTATATTTTACCCCTATAGAATGTAGCCTCTGCTTTGTTGCCTTAACTGTATCTTAGGGTTATTATGTTAATTCTCCCAGCCCCCAGATAGAAgagcaaagcaagaaagaaggaacCACATTTTCCCAACTCCCTAACGCAGATTCAGAACATTTAACCCTCTGCTTTTGTGTAAAAAATTCTTCCTCTGAAGTTCATGCTCTTCATGGCTGCCTCTGAGATCTGTTCTCTGCCTGTCATTCTGACTCAACACCTACACCCCCCTTTGCTCTGTACATTTGGGCTACACAGGCATTCTTGCTCTTCTTCTGACCCACAAGCATGTTTCAACTTTATGGCTTTGGATCTTTCTGTTCCTGTAAGCCTAGAAGGCTCTACTCCCTTGAGAGTAGTTGTTATGACCAGAGAGAACTTGTTATGACCAGCTCCTTCTCATCATTTAGGTGTCTGGCTGAAATGTCAGTTtggagaggccttccctgataCCCCTTGCTACAACATGACCTCCTGACCcattaccttgttttattttctccatagcatttacTAGTATGTGAGATTATTTAACTGCTTGACTGGtttccccactagaatgtaagcacTGGGAGTCATGAGCTATTATCTGTCTTCATCTCTATGCACAGTACATAGAACAATACTTTGCACACACTAAGTGCTCAgtaaagtgttcaataaatgagtgaatgaatgaatgaatgaataaattttttaaatgaaagagagCCTCTAAATTTTAGAGTCTAAAGGTGTGGttggaaacttaacagaaacccataggggaggggaaggaaaaaaaaaaaaagaggttagagggggagagagccaaagcataagacactcttaaaaactgagaacaaactgagggttgatggggggtgggaggaaggggagggtgggtgaggggtattgaggagggcaccttttgggatgagcactgggtgttgtatggaaaccaatttgacaataaatttcatatattgaaaaaaaaaagtagccaatAAAGATCAGGATgcctctattaaaaaaataaaaaataaaaaaaataaaggtgtggTTGGTGAGCTCAACTCAGCTCTTTAGCATGTAAAAGTAGAAGTCTGGAACGAAATCTTCGGGGACTTccactccatttttttaaagcttatttttatttattttgagagagatagagaacaagtggggcaggggcagagagagagagagggagagagagaatcccaagcaggctctatgctgtcagcgcggaACCCTGCATCaaactcaaactcatggactgtgagatcataacctgagcccaagtcaagagtcagacgctgagccacccaggcacccctaatttttttttttttagagagagagagcgtgcaagtgagtgaggggcagagagagagaaagagagaatcccacaagggagaagagagagagagagagaagcagggctcacctgaggCTCATATTTTACCAGAAGCGGGGCTCAAGTTcactgacatgggactcaaactcatgaactgtgagatcatgacctgagccaaagtcagatacttaaggactgagctacccagatgcccctggggaCTTCCATTCCATTCCATATCAGAGCCATAGACCAAGGTTCATGAGTAAGGATTTCGTAAGAATCTGGAAGGTTTATTATTTGCCAAACtcctgctatgtgccaagcactgtattCAGGAAGGGATGAAGTGATGAGCAGAGAGGGTTATGGTCCCTGCCTTTGAGAATTTTGTTTAGACTTTTCTGAGTTTCCTTGGATTTTCAGTAAACAATGGTATGCTGGAGACTGCTTTTAGCCACCTGCAAGACCCTATCGCTAAATTTTCAAGAATGTCTGAGCAAGTTGTTAAAtgctattattaaaaaatcaaattatataaacttacaagTAAATTATATTAGGAACAAAGATAACATACATTCAAAACTTGTCATTGcctaattattttactatatcTTGCCATTATTTATGCTCTTGACGTTATTTATGTTGATATTTGTATGGTGGAAATACTGTATGATGAGCACCTTTTCCCAACTCCATCATCAGTGACATCACAATGGTAGCTTGGGAGTATACacaccatggaaatcagcaaacacCATAATCAGGTCTTCCCTACTCACTACCCTGTCCCCTACCCCACTCCCCCCACACGCTCTGCTAGCAGCCTATTAAGGATAGAGTGTGTGTTGGCAGGCGCTGAAATAAAGAGGCAGAGTATCTATGTTCTCCaataaaggaaggagaaaggcagcACAACTTGTTTTGGGTCTCAGGAAGAAGGGTCCTAGACCTATGGTATAACAGTAcaagttttaaagtaaatttctaggggtgcctgggtggttaagtgtcagcgcaggtcatgatcttgcgggctgtgagtatgagccccacgacgggctctgtgctgacagttcagagcgtggagcctgctttgaattctgtgtttccctctctgccccttccccactcatgctctgcctctctctctctctctctctcaaaaataaacattaaaaaatataaagtaaatttcTAAAACTTAGCTCATTCTTCTATGACTTTTATAACTTTAGGATATTACCTTTaataacttattttgaaaataaatgcatgttttaaaaataaaagcagaccaGTTATTTTTCAGGGTTTTAAAAATGagtcataaaatatttcagatatataGAAGTAATAATCATTAGAATTTTAAAGGGTAATAGTAATATGACAATCTACTGTTCACTCTCCTGGAGCATAATAATGTGGAACTGGTAATTCACCTCTGACTAAACTGTAGGTAATGGAAAACCAGTGAGAAAACATGCAGGATTAATGTAGTACTTTAGAAAGGTCAATCTGGTGACCCACAGTAAGTATTTAAGAAATAGCCTTCACAGGAGTCCAGGAGAGCCTGAAGTGAACTGTGCCAGTATTAATTTCAGAAAACATAGTCAAGGAGAAGAAACTGGATGTGGTGAAGGGCAAGAAGAAGGTACCAAGATAATTCCAAGGATCTGAACAAGTGTGACAGTATCAGTGACTGTGAATCCCTGACTACACCCCTACTGCTCCCTACAGCCCCTGACCCTGGAGAGACTGAAAATTTAGGTTGCTGGTGCTCCACCCCCAGAGTTACTGAGTTAGTAAATTTAGGGGTAGAACCTAATGATTTCCACTTGACACGTATGCGAAGGTTGATGCTGCCAGCCCAGCGACCACACTTTCAGAACTATTACCTTACGGTTATATCCTGCTTATTTTCCTAAGCTTCAGACATGTCTTTGTTAAACCAGCAGGGGGAGACAGGTATAAAATGtatcttctaaaaataaactGCCTTATAACACTAAAGCTCCTTGGAGTTATGATGTTGCCATGGagacttcttaaatattttggaaagcaGCATGTAAGTTGATACCAGGTGAGataattttgttgtttgtgtaaaaatgtattttggtgGGACTAACGTGCAAATTTTGGCAAGCCCTAATGCCACGGTTAAGAACTTAGAATCTGGAGTCACACAGCTCTGGCACTtaactagctatgtgactttgggaaagtgaTCTGATGTTGTATTCTCGTCTTTAAAATAGTCCCTTATTTATGGAACTGTTAGTAGGCCAAATGTTCTTGGAACTTTAGTtggttattattaaaatattattaaaactctGAGTAGTTACTTTCAGCTCTTTAACCTCCCCCAAATTTAGAAATAATCTAGATATATTGTTTGGTGTTTAATAACCAGTGCTCCCGTTATTCAGGTAAAGAATTGAAAACACCTGGAACGTAATTATTTTGTATAATCCTAACCTCCCCATCCAAAATACCTAGGAGAGTGAATTTTTATTAACATGCCTGACCCAGAGAGCTCTAGTCTATATTTGATTTCCTAACCTTCAACGCCCAAAGATGGGTAAGTTTGTTTTTTGGACCCAGAGTTGAGATGGAACAGAGGAGATGGATGGTAGCTTCGTTTTGGCAGAGCACTCAAGTGGGGTCAGACCAGCCCAGCCAGACCCAGACCAGGCAGCCCTTCCCTAGAGTTGGCATCTGCGCGGCACGCATTTGTGTGAAGAGAGTCCCGATCTGCGAGCTTTCGAATTGGTTCCTGTGTTTAGCAAGTTCGCTAACTTCGAGGGTGCTGGCCGCTTCCCGCCAAGGAACACACCTGCCCGTGACCGCGCTCTTATTGGCCAGACACCGACACAAGCCTCATGGCGTCAGCTGTAGGGGCTCGTCCCTGGAGGGAGAGTCCCAGCCAGGGCTGGATGACGTCATCAAAGGCGTGTCTAGGCCCTGAGGAACAGTGGGCGGGGTCTGTGGGAAGGTGTGAGGGGGGCTGGTAGGGGACGTGGGGGCGTGGCCGGGCGGTGGTAACGTCACGGGGCGGGGCGGTGCAACTGGCGCCCGGGTAGGTAAGCCCGGCGCCTGGCGGCTGCGCTCACTTAAGACGGCTAGCCGCACGAAGTAGCTTCTAGGTCATCTGTGTCCCGCGCTGCCGGTCATGTCCCTGAGAAGCAGCCTCTCGCGTCTCCTCCGGACGCGAGTGCATTCCGTCCTGAAGAAGTCGGTTCACTCGGTGGCTGTGATCGGAGCCCCGTTCTCACAGGGACAGGTGAGAACCGGGACCTGGCACCGTGGGGCAGAACCTGGAGAAagcgggggtggggtgagggacgGGGAGGCGAGGAGAAGATGGGGAGAGACGGAGGGGCACGAGGTGGTGGGTTCCCGCTATTGGGCACCGGGAGAGCACGTGGGGTTTTCCCTGGTagaagatggggagggaggaaggagatggaGGGCATCCTGTTTGCGCTGCGGGCGGGGGCCGCGGGCTGGCGGGTTTCTGCGGCCTCCCCTGGAGGAGCGAGAAAGTGGTGGGACCCGCTTGGGgtgttggaggggaggggaggagggacaggatttcatggaggggctggagggggagaAACCGGCCAGAATACCCGGTGGAAAATCGAGGGAGAAGAGGTTGAAGAGAGCGACCGAGGATTTAAGGCTTCAGGGTCTATTCTCAGAAAGCGTTCACTGGCGGGGAAATTGGCGCTGCCGGCTCTAGCGGCGGGAGGCCGGGAGGGGCTGTTTTGATCAATGAAGGAAACCTGCGGTCGTGGAGAGCTCACCGCTGTAGAAGTCCGGGCTCAGGCCTTTGCCAGCCACACTCACACACCCCCCCGGCCGCCGGATCCTGACCTGGCTCAGCCCCTTCCCCTGTCTTGGCCTCTGCTTGTTCTTCCCACAGCCTGGGGCTTGGAAGGTTGATGGGATTCCAGTAATCgttgttttcccctctttccctgcAAGTGTTTGAAATGAGCAGTCCTcaggtgaaaataaaatgaagggctAATGCTGTCACAGGTTTTCAGAGGGATCTGTTGGGAACTAAGTATAGAATTAgcaaatttctgtatttttgtgaAATAAAGTGGTATTATTTCCAATCCTCTGACCTCAGATCTAAATGTGCAATTTgtgtgacagaaaagaaaaggagtggaACGTGGTCCTGCTGCCATCCGAGAAGCTGGCTTGATGAAAAGACTCTCCAGTTTAGGTAAGTAGCTGGATTTGAGATGTCTGTGATGGCCGGTAACGGACCAGTTCAGTCTCCTCTTCTATCCAGGGACTGCCGAGTATCCGCTGTGTACTGGGGAAGCATCTCTCATCCTCCCTTGGATTCCATCTGCAGTTCAAGATCTATCCGGGAGTCTTCAGGCAGTCTTGTTGCAATAAAGAGAGTAACTGTGTGTGGAAAGCAAGGAGGTGGAGTGACGCAGGACCTGGAGCAAGCTTAGTGGCTACCAAGCAGTGCTAAGAATGCTCGCTCCAGCTTTAACCGCTCAGCTTTCCCCCCTCAAATTCTAGTTCTCTTAACTCTGTCATGAGGCGCTTCTGATTCATCAGTCTAGCCAGTTTCCTCTCTCCATGTCATTTGTTTCCTCCCCAGGATGAATAGCCCTATATTACTGTAAGCAGAGCCTTAgatcagtatttctcaaacttctCCCTGATTATGAAAATCACTTGGgttacttgttttctttgtttgtttgtttttatttttgagcgagagagaaacagagattgggttacttgttaaaaatacagggTCCTAGGCTCCTCCATGGAATAGTCTGGTTTATTGGCTCTGTGGTGGGACCCAGACATGTGCATTTTCACAAGTGCCCAGGTAATCCGCAGTACAGTTGCGTGATTAGGATAGTACTCTAAACTTATTGAAGCTGACCCACAGATAAATGCTATTTATATAGTAATAGAGAACACTTCTTTTGGTAAGAAGGCACCAAATTCCAACTTGAATGGGAGGAAcgttcttccttttattttacctGAACGTTTCTAGCTGCTTTTTAAGGTCATTTCCTCCATTCACATTAGGACCATTCACAGATCTTTTCTGAAGCTGTAAATGCAAAATGCATGGCAACAGGGAGCTGTAGGTCCTGAAGATAAtcatgtggaatctaagtgaACTACAACTCCTTTCCCTACTCTTGCTTTGAAATCTCCTCTGCTGATCATTGAGTTCATTAGGGTGGATCATCTCCTAAAACAGAGGAATAATGAAGTCACCAAAATCACCTTGAGTTGAGGTGTACTTCATATACCTCTGGCTACGTCTAGATATGGTGTCTTTGGTTGAATACTCAAAACTCTCCTCTGTTAAATAATTAAAGTTTCTTCTTCAATagggtctctttcttttttttttttttttggcacaatCATAGTATGTTTAGTGAGGAAAATACCAAGATTAAGACATACAAAAGCCTAAGAGGAGAATTAcatggtattaaatacattcctAGAACCTGGGGGTTCAGGGAAAAAGAACAGCTGGTAAATTTAAGAAAGATTTTAACTGGAAAAGATAACACACGAGAGCAACAGTCCATTCCccttaagaaaaacaacaaacacccaCAATCTTTCATTTTTACGTtttcaataatgttttcttttcatatgaCCATCAGACCAACCTCCCCAACAAAATTCAGCCAACCATCATAAAAATGAAGTGGTCGACAGGTCCAGCTGGCTCTATTCCATGTTTACCCTTAGATGCTTTTCCAGCCTATGAGAGTAAAGTTCATGGAGCAGGCAGCCAAGAGTAAAAAGAGAATCACTTCCCTTCGCACGGAGGGAAGCCCGCATCTTGAGTAGCCTTCTGCACTCTGCGGGGCGAGGTGTCTCAGCGCTTGCGTACGTTCTTCAGCCCCATAACTGTGAAGGTAGCGGCCGTCAGTTTCTCATAAACAAGGAACATGAGAGCAGCGGTGAGGACTGTCTGCAGCAGTTTGGCTTCAAGGCCTTTGTAGAGTCCCATTATTCCAAACCGCTTTACTCGTTGGTGAAGAAGATAGAGAACATTCCGAAGACTTCCCAATGTTCTGTTTTCTGGGTTTAGTCTGTGGCGTCCAAACCTCAGAATTGACTGTACTGTCTGCATGGGATAAGTGACTGTGGTAGCAATCGCTTTGGATATTGCACCAATGATGAACACATCCAAAGAAGAAAGCTTCATTCGTTTCTTTAGAAGTTGCCGTTTTAAACCTTCATAGAACATGAACTGGATGGCAGGATTGAAGACCAACAGCAAGGAAGGAAATGTGCCATTCCATAAAGCCAAGATTCCTTCGTCTCGAATGATCTGGTGAAAAGCGTCAATAATACCTTTGTAGTTGGTTGGTACAATGTCTTCATTCCTAAATTTTGCCCCTTGCAGCTTCAGTCTGGTGTTTACCACCCAGAGTGGAGTTGTTAGCAACACATTCACCACACCTGCAACAAATCCAACTACTAAATCTTTTCCAGTAGTAGAACGTTGACCTTTGACCCAGACTGCTTTGAGACTATTAAAAGTGTAGAAATAGACAAAATTGGAGCAGCACAGACTGGAGATAACCACCCTCGATATGGTGCCAGGAGGCCTTCTTCCTTAATGATCTCCAGGAGCACCATGTGTGTAGTTTTGGACTTTCTTTTCTCATCAACTTGAAGTCGAAGTCGAGCTGTATCCAAGGGAAAGAATACTGTCATTGCTGTCACACTTCCCACGGCTCCGGCCACAGCGTGGACAAGGCTTTCGTAGGACAGCACTGAGGCCATTGCTGCGGCTCCCCGCACACCTAGCAACACTTCTCCCTCAGGCGCCGCAGCTAGCCGAGAGAGGAAAGCCAATAGGGTCtctttcttaatcattttttaaaaaagtttattttgagagaatgagagcgCTAGTGAGCATATATGCGTGCcctccaggaaggggcagagagagagagagagagagggagggagggagggagaatcccaagcagactccattctgtcagcacagacctgacatggggcttgaactcatgacctgagatcgtgagatcgtgacctgagctgaaaccaagagtcagatgctcaaccaactgagccactcaggtgcccctctttcttgaTCATTTTAATAACTCTCCAGGTTCATCACTGAAGATTAAAGATAAATTGAGATTTAGTTTTAATGTCATAAAGGGAAGAAGTTTCTATTCCTGTTTATAAATGAGGATACTGTCCCTTTAAatccctttttaagtttatttattttgagagagagagagtgagtgggagagggacagagagagggagagtgagagaatgccaagcaggctccacgctgttagcacagagcctgatgtgtttGTGGCTctatcccaggaccctgggattgtgacctgagccgaaatcaagagtcagacgctcaaatgactgagctacccaggtgccccaaaaccctTTTTAAAGGCATCGTTTTACACTGAAGACAACAATTTCTGGTGATCGCTCGTTTTTAATACTGGATAAACCTCTGCAGCCCATCTGATGAACTGGGCCTGGCCTTGCTCGAATTGCCTGCTCAGTGCTCATTTCTACCTTAAGAGACTGATGAATCCATTTCAGCCTCTGACACGGGACACATTTATAATATTCAGCTGAGGCTGCTGATTGAAGGGGGAAGGGCACATTTATAGCAACTTCCCTTACTCATGCTTTGTAGACCTTTCCTGTCCTAGCTCATGGAATTTTCCCACTCCAACCTGGGAAAGGCCATTCTCCCTCAAATACTACTCCCTCAAATAACTCCTCTGTAAACGCTCAACCTACAGTGATGGTGAAGCTTCGGTTTATTTGgtcttccctttaattttttcagatattttcagttttacaatTTATATCCTTACCCTGTAGCAGACTGGAAGGCCAGTATCAACAACAGCCCAAAATAGACTCTCATTGCATATTAATATGATTGTGGCACTCAGCAGATTTCCAGCATGTGGTTTTGGCTAATCTCCAAAAATATGTTGGAGAAGGGTACCATGAGAAGTTTCCAGCTATATTGTGAAACAATACTAAAgtagtactttcttttttttttttattttatttttttaaatttttttttcaacgtttatttatttttcggacagagagagacagagcatgaacgggggaggggcagagagagagggagacacagaatcggaaacaggctccaggctctgagccatgagcccagagcctgacgcggggctcgaactcccggaccgcgagatcgtgacctggctgaagtcggacgcttaaccgactgcgccacccaggcgcccctaaagtagtACTTTCGAAGAAGCAGCATGGGTCAAATTTGAGGGGACAGAAGACTCATGGAAAGCTAACGTTCACAAATCCCTTTGTTCCTTGCTTTCAAGTCTGCTGTCACAGGCTGCTGGTGTTGTCATAGCATTGGTCAAACTTCCTGTTTTCTTAAATGAATGTATATGACTTAGTGTCTGCTTTTggttttcccttttcctggaTTTGGTAAGGACACCAATAATGGTTCCTCTGTCAGGTAACCACTTATTTTAGTATATAAGGAGAGAGATGAAGAGGCAATTGCTCTGGCAAGGCTCAGATGCGGTACCTCTGCTCCTGATTCTGGTTAGCTCTGACAGCCATGGTAATTTGCCCCTTCTTTCTTCAGAGGTTAAAGGAGTGTTCTGTGGGGGGGAAGATAGCTGTAAACTGAGATGAACAGTTTTCGGCCTTTATCATTGTAATTAGGTAATTTGACTCAGCTGTGGTACTGAAAGGAGGTTCCAGCCACTGAAACAACCATCTAAATTAACTGCCACTGTGACCAAGCCAAGAGTCCCGGAGTTTATTCAGGAAGCCATGTGGGAGCTACTCTGATTACCCTCAACTAGGCTAGAGACCTTTGTTCTTCCTGTTCCATTTGGTGCTCTATCAGATAGAACAGAAATCTCTTTGGTTGAGACCCAAGAATCTGGTCTGCTTCAGGAAGAACGAGAGAGGGCCTGAGGTAGCTGCTTCACGTGAAGATCTGAAGTATGAGAGCTGTTCATTTGGTACAGATTGGTGTGTGAGTTCAGGGGTGTGTATTTGCTTTCAGTGGTTGGTAGAGAAAATCAGCATTCATGGGTCTAGTTGTATAATACTGCTACTTGAGCCTGGCTTCCACCCTGCTGTTCCACTGAAACTACCTTGAGCAAGCCCACGGATTTGTCAGCCTTTATTTTGCTGGACCTCTCTATTGTACAACTGACCACTGTATTCTGGAAATACTCTGTTAGCAGACACTATTCCCTTTTGAGTCTCTTCTCTCCATTGACTCCTGGACTCCTCTGTGGgatcctcccctccttcccaaccCTCAAATATTGACTCCAGTgttcctccaattttgttctaagcctcccctgccctctcacAGGTGTCTCAAACTCaacttgtttaaaacaaaattcattacCTTCTCCCTCAAATCCACTTCTCCTGCTGTCTTTCCACTGTCTGTTTCACGCTATCACTCGTTATCCAGTTTACTCAAGTCCAACTCTAAGACCATCACAATCTTTTGCTTCTTCCGTTTTGTACCTTACATGTTGATCACAAagtcttgtttggttttttttcctcctaaatgaTTAAAGTCCTTCAGCATAATGGTACTGCTGTACTTGTGTCCTCCTGACACCTGACTATAACTTTCCAATGATATCTTTTGTCCCATTCTTGCCTTCCTTGGTTCACATTCTTTGCTGCCACCAGAGTGAGCTAAGACTGTTTCTCCTTGGCTTAGTTTTACATGCATCCATGCTTCTCAGTCTTGTCATTCATATACTATCTTTGCTAATTtgccatatttttcattttggtgtttttctttaaattggaCTTAAATCCTCATATGTTTAAAATGTAGCCTGGCCCTATAATAAACGGTGAAATCTCAGGCTTGTACTAGATACAGTTTTCTAATACACTCTCATttaatagttttacattttggtaTCTGTGCTTCAGCCCCTAGTGCTATGTGTTCCACGTGTCAACCAAAAGGACAGCTTCTGCATAATTTGACCCTGATCTACCTCAGCCTTCTCTCCACCCACATTCTGCCTTATTTTCATTGTAGCTAGAGTTGTGGGCACTTGACCTAGGCTCCACCAACAGAAGCACCCATCTTAAACTTTGACTTGAGATTCAAGAAGAAAGGGCAGCAAAGAGTTAATTTTGTGATGGGCAGGGGTGGTAGCAATGCTAGCAGTGGCTTCTGTCCAGTCTTGGTGGGGTCAGCCATGCCAGCTGCATGCGGTTCGTCTTCCCAGTAGTGGAGGTGACTGTAGCAATAGGCTCTTTCCTGGACCATCCAGCAGTATGACTTTTGGAGGCTTTATTCCTGGTAATATGGCCTTTAAAGCAGATATTGGCCCTCTTAAAGACTCTGGGAGTTGCCCAAATTGAATAAATTGCTTTTCTGCTGTAATTAGCCAGAAtaggtttctgttgcttgcagcTTAGAGATCCTGATTGATACCTAGTTTACATATTCCAGTGAGGAAAAAATTGCCACGTGGACTGCAATATTCAAAATCCTCCCTCTTTCTAGGCCCTTGATGATAAATTCTTGTTCTTTTGGTTGCTTTTCCCCTAGTACTTGACACAGTCTTCTTGTAAGTTAATATAACTCATTAGGTTACAGTTTCTTTGGCCGTAAGTTAATTTAGGGCTGTATCTTCATCTTTTTGGATTTTAGCAACTCCCTGTTCTCTTGGTGCTTTGATTTCTGAACCATCATGTTCCTTAATGTGACTTGGGAAAAGAGCCTcaagttttaaagatattttcaagttCCAGGCATGCCTGACTGTAGTAATGTGTTACTgtgacttaaaaattatttttaaacaatttattttttacattttatttatttttttttgagagagagagagagcacaagtagggggtgggagggatgaggcgagggagagggagacacagaatccgaagcaggctccaggctctgagctgtcaacacagagcccaacgcaggacttgaa
This region of Lynx canadensis isolate LIC74 chromosome B3, mLynCan4.pri.v2, whole genome shotgun sequence genomic DNA includes:
- the LOC115516591 gene encoding LOW QUALITY PROTEIN: peroxisomal membrane protein PMP34-like (The sequence of the model RefSeq protein was modified relative to this genomic sequence to represent the inferred CDS: inserted 1 base in 1 codon), which encodes MIKKETLLAFLSRLAAAPEGEVLLGVRGAAAMASVLSYESLVHAVAGAVGSVTAMTVFFPLDTARLRLQVDEKRKSKTTHMVLLEIIKEEGLLAPYRGWXISSLCCSNFVYFYTFNSLKAVWVKGQRSTTGKDLVVGFVAGVVNVLLTTPLWVVNTRLKLQGAKFRNEDIVPTNYKGIIDAFHQIIRDEGILALWNGTFPSLLLVFNPAIQFMFYEGLKRQLLKKRMKLSSLDVFIIGAISKAIATTVTYPMQTVQSILRFGRHRLNPENRTLGSLRNVLYLLHQRVKRFGIMGLYKGLEAKLLQTVLTAALMFLVYEKLTAATFTVMGLKNVRKR